From the genome of Blautia pseudococcoides, one region includes:
- a CDS encoding phosphoribosylaminoimidazolecarboxamide formyltransferase, with product MKELALKYGCNPNQKPSRIYVADGSGLPIEVLSGKPGYINFLDAFNGWQLVKELKKATGLPAATSFKHVSPAGAAVGIPMSDVLKKIYWVDDMGELSPLACAYARARGADRMSSFGDFISLSDVCDKDTAMLIKREVSDGVIAPGYTEEALEILKQKKNGNYNVIQIDPDYQPAPLEHKEVFGITFEQGRQELSIDDALLSNIVTENKEIPANALMDLKISLITLKYTQSNSVCFVKDGQAIGIGAGQQSRVHCTRLAGQKADNWWLRQCLKVLDLPFIDGIRRADRDNAIDVYIGEEYMDVLADGAWEKIFKEKPEVFTREEKRAWLDKLTDVTLGSDAFFPFSDNIERANKSGVKYIAEPGGSVRDDAVIECCNKYNMAMAFTGIRLFHH from the coding sequence ATGAAAGAATTAGCGCTAAAGTACGGATGTAATCCGAACCAGAAACCTTCCAGAATTTATGTTGCTGACGGCAGCGGGCTTCCTATTGAAGTTCTCAGCGGCAAGCCGGGATATATTAATTTTCTGGATGCTTTTAATGGCTGGCAGTTGGTGAAAGAACTGAAAAAGGCTACCGGACTTCCGGCTGCAACTTCTTTTAAACATGTATCACCGGCAGGTGCGGCAGTTGGGATTCCCATGTCAGATGTGCTGAAAAAGATTTACTGGGTGGATGATATGGGTGAATTATCACCGCTGGCATGTGCTTATGCAAGAGCGAGGGGCGCTGACAGAATGTCCTCTTTTGGTGACTTTATTTCCCTGTCTGATGTGTGCGATAAAGACACAGCTATGCTGATCAAGAGAGAGGTTTCCGACGGTGTTATCGCTCCGGGATATACAGAGGAAGCACTGGAAATACTGAAACAGAAGAAAAACGGCAATTATAATGTGATTCAGATCGATCCGGATTATCAGCCGGCTCCGCTGGAACATAAAGAAGTATTCGGCATCACATTTGAGCAGGGAAGACAGGAGCTTTCTATTGACGATGCGCTGCTTTCCAATATTGTGACAGAGAATAAAGAAATTCCGGCAAACGCGCTGATGGATCTGAAGATTTCTCTGATCACACTGAAATATACACAATCTAATTCCGTCTGTTTTGTAAAAGACGGACAGGCGATCGGTATCGGCGCAGGCCAGCAGTCACGTGTACACTGTACCCGTCTGGCAGGCCAGAAGGCTGATAACTGGTGGCTGAGACAATGCCTGAAGGTGCTGGATCTGCCTTTTATCGACGGTATCCGCCGTGCTGACAGAGATAATGCTATTGATGTTTACATCGGTGAGGAATACATGGATGTTCTGGCTGATGGGGCCTGGGAAAAGATTTTCAAAGAGAAGCCGGAAGTGTTTACACGTGAGGAAAAACGTGCATGGCTTGACAAACTGACGGATGTCACATTAGGCTCTGATGCATTCTTCCCGTTCTCAGACAATATCGAGCGCGCTAACAAGAGCGGCGTTAAATATATCGCAGAGCCGGGCGGCTCCGTACGCGATGATGCAGTGATCGAGTGCTGCAATAAGTACAATATGGCGATGGCATTTACAGGCATCCGTCTGTTCCATCACTAA
- a CDS encoding IMP cyclohydrolase: protein MKMLSLENELRENAYPGRGIVIGKSEDGTKAVTAYFIMGRSENSRNRVFVEEGEGIRTQAFDPSKLTDPSLIIYAPVRVIGNKTIVTNGDQTDTVYEGMEQGISFEQSLRAREFEPDGPNYTPRISGIMQVEDGTYHYAMSILKSSNGSPAGCNRYTFTYENPAAGEGHFIHTYMHDGNPLPSFEGEPKLVGIPNDIDGFTKNVWESLNEDNKVSLFVRFIDIETGKYETRIVNKNK from the coding sequence ATGAAAATGTTATCACTTGAGAATGAATTGAGAGAAAATGCATACCCTGGAAGGGGAATTGTTATTGGTAAGTCCGAGGATGGTACAAAGGCAGTTACAGCATATTTTATCATGGGCAGAAGTGAGAACAGCAGGAACCGTGTGTTCGTGGAAGAGGGAGAGGGTATCCGCACCCAGGCATTTGACCCGTCTAAGCTGACTGATCCCAGCTTGATCATATATGCACCGGTACGTGTGATTGGCAATAAGACGATCGTAACGAACGGTGACCAGACAGATACGGTCTATGAAGGTATGGAACAGGGAATCTCTTTTGAGCAGTCCTTAAGGGCTCGTGAGTTTGAGCCGGACGGCCCCAACTATACACCGAGGATCTCCGGTATTATGCAGGTGGAGGACGGCACATACCATTATGCCATGTCTATTTTGAAGAGCAGCAACGGAAGTCCTGCGGGATGTAACCGTTATACATTCACCTATGAGAACCCGGCAGCCGGGGAAGGACATTTTATCCACACTTATATGCATGACGGCAATCCGCTGCCAAGCTTTGAGGGAGAACCGAAGCTGGTGGGGATTCCAAATGATATTGATGGGTTTACAAAAAATGTTTGGGAGAGCCTGAATGAGGACAATAAAGTGTCTCTGTTTGTGCGGTTTATTGATATTGAAACCGGGAAGTATGAGACAAGGATCGTAAATAAAAACAAATAA